A single genomic interval of Spinacia oleracea cultivar Varoflay chromosome 6, BTI_SOV_V1, whole genome shotgun sequence harbors:
- the LOC130464090 gene encoding uncharacterized protein isoform X1: MNPETQSSLSQLESNNSNHLVESTIQQPKKKRQGPFRGPSRALKYKKLRSVQPGKVKVRIPAALGSIVGDRANQFVAECTDWVKEICPLSVTSWNDMPEEATDRLYSRIKAKYDFSEADGAHIEKALRIQCSALYRHRRERLKAAYFSKSRNLKEVERACPATIDLAQWRWLIYSYWNLPKQRERSEKNRANALSKKIRSACGAKSIARTIYELELEAEAGSNEREEENEATNASSSNATTLTTQANGDPMYLKLWEKTKRHKNGKFDDEAEIKYNEFKQLHEKEVGEKGADNVSVDVAYEKVLGYRSGYARGLGKGHPVLSKDGKKGRAELEVTVVQLQNENNTMRAEFEHHKAETLRKENEAKKKQEELEQKLKLIMEKIGLESLT; the protein is encoded by the exons ATGAATCCGGAGACTCAATCATCGTTATCGCAATTAGAATCTAACAATAGTAATCACCTCGTAGAGTCTACCATTCAACAACCAAAGAAAAAAAGACAAG GTCCCTTTCGAGGTCCAAGCAGAGCACTTAAATATAAAAAGTTGAGAAGTGTGCAACCAGGAAAGGTCAAAGTTCGTATTCCAGCAGCTTTGGGATCTATTGTGGGCGATCGTGCAAATCAATTTGTGGCCGAATGTACTGATTGGGTGAAAGAAATATGCCCTCTTAGTGTTACAAGTTGGAATGACATGCCTGAAGAAGCAACAGATCGATTGTATAGTAGGATTAAG GCTAAGTATGACTTCAGTGAAGCTGACGGTGCACACATTGAGAAAGCACTAAGGATTCAATGTTCTGCCCTTTACAGACATCGGAGAGAAAGGCTGAAGGCGGCCTATTTTTCAAAGAGCAGAAATTTGAAAGAGGTGGAGCGTGCCTGCCCAGCAACAATTGATCTTGCTCAATGGAGGTGGCTTATATATAGCTATTGGAACCTTCCTAAACAGAGG GAAAGAAGTGAAAAGAATAGGGCGAATGCTCTTTCAAAGAAGATCCGGTCAGCTTGTGGTGCCAAATCAATAGCTAGGACAATTTATGAATTG GAACTTGAGGCAGAGGCAGGTAGTAATGAGCGTGAAGAGGAGAACGAGGCCACAAATGCATCTAGTTCAAATGCAACTACATTAACAACACAAGCTAATGGCGACCCTATGTATTTGAAGCTATGGGAGAAGACAAAGAG GCACAAAAATGGAAAGTTTGATGACGAGGCTGAAATTAAGTACAACGAGTTTAAACAGTTGCATGAGAAAGAAGTTGGAGAGAAAGGTGCAGACAATGTTTCCGTAGATGTGGCCTATGAAAAAGTTCTTGGATATCGTTCAGGTTATGCACGGGGGTTGGGTAAAGGTCACCCGGTGTTGTCCAAGGACGGGAAGAAAGGAAGGGCTGAGTTGGAAGTAACTGTAGTGCAACTCCAGAATGAGAACAACACGATGCGAGCTGAATTTGAGCATCATAAAGCTGAAACTTTGAGAAAGGAAAATGAAGCTAAGAAGAAACAAGAAGAACTGGAACAGAAGCTTAAGTTAATCATGGAGAAAAttggccttgaatccttgacaTAA
- the LOC130464090 gene encoding uncharacterized protein isoform X2: MPEEATDRLYSRIKAKYDFSEADGAHIEKALRIQCSALYRHRRERLKAAYFSKSRNLKEVERACPATIDLAQWRWLIYSYWNLPKQRERSEKNRANALSKKIRSACGAKSIARTIYELELEAEAGSNEREEENEATNASSSNATTLTTQANGDPMYLKLWEKTKRHKNGKFDDEAEIKYNEFKQLHEKEVGEKGADNVSVDVAYEKVLGYRSGYARGLGKGHPVLSKDGKKGRAELEVTVVQLQNENNTMRAEFEHHKAETLRKENEAKKKQEELEQKLKLIMEKIGLESLT; the protein is encoded by the exons ATGCCTGAAGAAGCAACAGATCGATTGTATAGTAGGATTAAG GCTAAGTATGACTTCAGTGAAGCTGACGGTGCACACATTGAGAAAGCACTAAGGATTCAATGTTCTGCCCTTTACAGACATCGGAGAGAAAGGCTGAAGGCGGCCTATTTTTCAAAGAGCAGAAATTTGAAAGAGGTGGAGCGTGCCTGCCCAGCAACAATTGATCTTGCTCAATGGAGGTGGCTTATATATAGCTATTGGAACCTTCCTAAACAGAGG GAAAGAAGTGAAAAGAATAGGGCGAATGCTCTTTCAAAGAAGATCCGGTCAGCTTGTGGTGCCAAATCAATAGCTAGGACAATTTATGAATTG GAACTTGAGGCAGAGGCAGGTAGTAATGAGCGTGAAGAGGAGAACGAGGCCACAAATGCATCTAGTTCAAATGCAACTACATTAACAACACAAGCTAATGGCGACCCTATGTATTTGAAGCTATGGGAGAAGACAAAGAG GCACAAAAATGGAAAGTTTGATGACGAGGCTGAAATTAAGTACAACGAGTTTAAACAGTTGCATGAGAAAGAAGTTGGAGAGAAAGGTGCAGACAATGTTTCCGTAGATGTGGCCTATGAAAAAGTTCTTGGATATCGTTCAGGTTATGCACGGGGGTTGGGTAAAGGTCACCCGGTGTTGTCCAAGGACGGGAAGAAAGGAAGGGCTGAGTTGGAAGTAACTGTAGTGCAACTCCAGAATGAGAACAACACGATGCGAGCTGAATTTGAGCATCATAAAGCTGAAACTTTGAGAAAGGAAAATGAAGCTAAGAAGAAACAAGAAGAACTGGAACAGAAGCTTAAGTTAATCATGGAGAAAAttggccttgaatccttgacaTAA